In Capsicum annuum cultivar UCD-10X-F1 chromosome 7, UCD10Xv1.1, whole genome shotgun sequence, one genomic interval encodes:
- the LOC107878023 gene encoding LRR receptor-like serine/threonine-protein kinase GSO2: protein MVMKMFLLLLPFVFLSSVVVVVEAQGGSISAVDLSALREIKNSLTDITSSSPNAFFASWDFNAPDPCSSFAGITCSSSIPRRVIILILGTGLSNSPGLAGTLSPAISNLSELSQLVLFSGIVTGPIPSQLGTLKKLSVISLTNNRLTGSIPNSIFTLSNLHTLDLSHNQLTETIPSSLSDMFSLKVLILGSNKLSGEIPSLPEELLHLDLSNNELSGVLTRKIRMPLTLRYLSVSGNRLLGPLSFLELLSELVYLDLSMNHFSGTIPSSLFRSTLSSMFLQRNNLTGGVPQLPPSSFATTIYGPGSIVDLSHNSLTGELTDTLAGVETLFLNNNRFTGAVPMNYVESVYSGSTRTLYLQHNYIAEFPVKEGLPLPDSVALCLSYNCMVPPVPVGFMACPASAGAQISRPLNQCSAFNTSMP, encoded by the coding sequence ATGGTTATGAAGATGTTCCTTTTGTTGTTACCTTTTGTCTTTCTCTCAagtgtagtagtagtagtagaagCACAAGGAGGAAGCATCAGTGCTGTTGATTTGTCTGCTTTACGTGAAATCAAAAACAGCCTCACCGACATTACTTCCTCTTCTCCTAATGCATTTTTCGCTAGTTGGGATTTCAATGCCCCCGACCCATGTTCCTCTTTTGCAGGAATTACTTGCTCTTCTTCCATTCCTAGACGTGTAATTATTCTTATTCTTGGTACTGGTCTTTCTAATTCACCTGGTCTTGCTGGTACATTATCTCCAGCTATTTCTAATCTCTCCGAGTTAAGTCAGCTTGTTCTTTTCTCCGGAATTGTTACTGGTCCAATCCCTTCCCAACTCGGAACACTCAAAAAACTGAGTGTCATCTCTCTCACCAACAATCGCCTCACTGGGTCCATACCTAATTCCATTTTCACTCTGTCAAATCTCCATACTCTCGATTTGAGTCACAATCAATTAACCGAAACAATCCCCAGTTCATTATCTGACATGTTTTCATTGAAGGTACTTATTCTCGGATCCAACAAACTCTCCGGTGAGATCCCGTCACTGCCAGAGGAATTACTACACTTGGATTTGAGTAACAATGAGCTCTCGGGAGTGTTAACGAGGAAAATTAGAATGCCGTTAACGCTCCGTTATCTGTCGGTATCAGGAAATCGGTTGTTGGGACCACTTAGTTTCCTCGAATTACTCTCGGAGTTAGTGTACCTCGACTTAAGCATGAATCACTTCAGTGGGACCATCCCTTCATCTCTTTTCCGTTCCACCTTGTCATCAATGTTCCTCCAACGGAACAATTTAACTGGAGGGGTTCCACAACTACCACCGTCATCATTCGCCACTACCATTTACGGTCCTGGATCCATTGTTGATCTGAGTCACAACTCGCTCACCGGAGAGCTCACGGATACTCTCGCAGGAGTAGAAACTTTGTTCCTTAACAACAACCGGTTCACCGGAGCAGTACCGATGAATTACGTGGAAAGTGTTTACAGTGGAAGCACAAGAACTCTGTATCTGCAACATAATTACATTGCAGAGTTTCCGGTGAAAGAAGGATTACCATTGCCGGATTCAGTAGCATTGTGTTTATCGTACAATTGCATGGTGCCACCAGTGCCAGTGGGGTTCATGGCATGTCCTGCTAGCGCCGGCGCGCAGATTTCGAGACCACTTAACCAGTGTTCTGCTTTTAATACTTCCATGCCATaa